CGCCGATGCTGATTGCCACACATTGCGAAGATGAAAAAACCATCCGCGAAAATGTGACCTTGTACAAAGAAAGATACGGCGAGTATGTTCCCCTGTCGTGCCACCCGGAAATAAGAAGCGCGGAGTCCTGCTATCTGTCATCCTCTTTCGCCGTTGATCTCGCAAAAGAATACAACACCCGATTGCATATCCTCCATATTTCGACCGAAAAAGAAGTGGGATTATTTGATTCTTCTAAACCGCTTAAAGACAAAAGAATCACCAGTGAAGTATGTGTTCACCATTTGTATTTTCAGCAGGAAGATTATGCCCATTTGGGTGCCCTTATAAAATGTAACCCTGCCATCAAATACAAAACAGATAAAGATGCCTTGCTGAAAGGCCTGTTGGATGACCGGCTGGATGTCATCGCAACCGACCATGCACCGCATACGTTGGATGAAAAACAACAATCCTATTTTCAGGCACCTGCCGGATTGCCGCTGGTGCAGCATGCAATCAATATCATGCTGGACTTTTACCACCACAAAAAAATCACACTGGAAAGGATAGTTGAAAAAATGAGCCATGCTCCGGCAGTCTGCTTTAATGTACAGCAACGTGGTTTTTTGAGGGAAGGTTATTTTGCCGATATCGCCGTGGTGGATCTGCACGAAGTCTGGAAAGTAGAGGAATCAAATATTCTGTACAAGTGCTCCTGGAGTCCGCTGGAAGAAAGAGAGTTCAGGGGTAAGGTAAAACAGACATTTGTCAGCGGCCATCTTGCCTATAATAACGGACACTTTGACGAAAGCCAAAAGGGTCAGCGGCTGCTGTTTGAACGAAATCAGACACCATACCTGGATAGAGCCTGATTTAAGCCTGCAAGCATATTGAATTTTGAGATGAAAGATTTATTATTAAGACAGATATGCTATTGCATCAATGTTTCCGACTTGTAAATATACGTCACGCCTACGGGATCCTCGACATTTACCGGAAGCCTTTTTACTATTGATTTCGGTAGTGTCTGATACGTTTTAATATATTTATTCTTGTTTACAAAAAAAGTTTCACCGTAATAATGTCTGGTTATAAAATAATTCTGCCCTGCTGTGAGGCTGTCTTTATGTGTTTCTATTACCTGCAAATCTCTCCTTTTCATAAAATAATGTTTTGCGTTCGGGAATCTGTTATTTAGGCAATAGGGATTCAATTTGTCACAATAAATTTGATTTTCATGCAGGGAATCAAAATAGATTACAAAATAATTAAGTGACCTGGTGGATTTGACAATAAGGGCCGTCGGCAGCAGTATCAGATTCAGTATAATGAAGACCTTCAGACACACATCCACTATCTTTCTGTGTTTAAACCAATACAAAAACCCTATATATGCCATTGGTACCATTATACTGAATACCGGAACCATAAACCGAAACTCCTTATGACCTATTAGTGAATGAAAACCAACAAAACCAATAAGAAGATAGGTAAATACAGAATGTTTAAATTTAATTGCATAAAAGAACATCCCCAGTATGATAAAAAGACCAACCGGCGGCGTAAAGAACAGAAAGAAACATTGGAAATAATAGTAGAATGGCTCAGTTCCGAACGTAGCAGCCACATTATTAATTATGTTTTCCCTAAAGTATCTGTAGGGTGAAAAAACAAATTCTCCATAAAGCCATAGATTGGTAAAATATTCTGCGATTAAAGGTATGAGTGTTCCTGCTGCTATAAAAAACCAGTCAAAAAATCGTTTCCGGAGATATATTATACTCCATATAAATAAAAACAGCAGCAGAAACGCAATCTGAAATCTGAAATAAAAGGAGAACCCAAATAAAATTCCTATAAGAATCAGTTTAAGTTTATCAGACTCATATGATTTTCTGGAATCAAACAGGGCAAATCCTATCCAAAAGAAAGATGCGCTGAACGACTCGGAACTGAAGCGCGTCATAAAGGACGGCATAATCCAGAAACACAGGGTGAACAATATGATTTTCTTCTTATCCGCTTCCAGTTCTAATTTATCCAGAAAAAACGGAGCAATACGGTATAGTGAATAAATAAAAAACAAGGTGGCTATTACCCTGGCAGATGCCCCGATAACAAATGGATTTTCGATACCAAAGAACGAAAACAGTTTGATCAGCAGAAATGCAATAAACGGCATAATGGAAG
The genomic region above belongs to Sphingobacteriales bacterium and contains:
- a CDS encoding dihydroorotase, whose amino-acid sequence is MKYLIKNGTIVNEGKIEQKDILIDGNFISRIDRDISDVNATVVDASDKHVIPGIIDDQVHFREPGLTHKATIYTEAKAAVAGGVTSFMEMPNTKPAALTQDLLEDKYRIAATTSLANYSFYMGTSNENLEEVLKTNPSAVCGIKIFMGASTGNMLVDNEKVLRNVFSRSPMLIATHCEDEKTIRENVTLYKERYGEYVPLSCHPEIRSAESCYLSSSFAVDLAKEYNTRLHILHISTEKEVGLFDSSKPLKDKRITSEVCVHHLYFQQEDYAHLGALIKCNPAIKYKTDKDALLKGLLDDRLDVIATDHAPHTLDEKQQSYFQAPAGLPLVQHAINIMLDFYHHKKITLERIVEKMSHAPAVCFNVQQRGFLREGYFADIAVVDLHEVWKVEESNILYKCSWSPLEEREFRGKVKQTFVSGHLAYNNGHFDESQKGQRLLFERNQTPYLDRA